ACGCAATGTTCAAGGTCCGATGCTCGACCAGGGACGAAGTGGAATAGCTCGGACGCCGTACAGGCTCCATCAAGCTCCTTCTCTGGAAGCCCTGCTATATGACGATCTCGGAATACTTGCAGGACGCACTCAGATTGATGAGGGGAGCGTGACCTTGTTTCTCGTACCCGAATGGTTGACTAATGAAAGCATCCTGCAGCATAACCACTTTGAGGCGATTTGGCCGTATTTTCAAAAAGGCTGGTCGGTTCTCTGGATGGATGAGTACCACCACGGTCTACAAGAAAAGCCTGGTTGGCTGGCCGTCTACCCGGGCTGGCTGATCGTGGGATGTGGGCAATTGGCGTTAACGCTTTTGATATGGGTGTGGTGGAAAGGAAAACGCTTCGGTCCCGTCTATACGCTACGGGAATGGACAGTTCGCAGAGGTGATGAGACCTTGCTTGCCATAGCGAGCTGGTACGAACGAAGGCATCTCGCACTCGATGCCCTTTTGCATAGGGAGACGTTCTTGCGGCAACTGTTGTTCGATCACTGGGGAGTGCATCGCCGGGCTGACCGTGCAGAAATTGTTCGTCTGGCGAAGACAAAATGGAGCGCAACAGAAGTAGACAAGATCGAACGCTTGTTGGAGAGAATCGAACGGGCGAAAACAGAAAAAAGGTACACGTCCAAGCGTCTGCTTGAAGACAGCATCTTGATCGACGATATCACCAAGCGCCTGGAGAAGGAGTGAAAACGTAGTGGAGCATTTACTAGGATATATGGAAAAGGAACTGATCGGCCAGCGACAAAACATCCGTTTGCTTGTGGCTGCCTTGCTGGCTGGGGGACATGTGCTGCTGGAAGGGGTACCGGGAATCGGGAAGACAAAGATGGTTCGAACTTTATCCCATCTGATCGGCGGGGAGAGCAAGAGGGTCCAGTTTACGCCGGACATGATGCCGAGTGATATTATCGGCCATGTCGTTTTCAACATGCAGCTCAAT
This is a stretch of genomic DNA from Brevibacillus choshinensis. It encodes these proteins:
- a CDS encoding DUF4350 domain-containing protein — encoded protein: MDSLRTYRVGIALAILLLLVCGWLLVKPQGPDFPPYVSVSAEPDGLKALTTLLEDKGSRVKEWKQPMRVLPTGQGQALVMVEPQALSTNEQTELLEWVKQGNDVILFAENADEWVGVPFSTFKMEEENVQERNVQGPMLDQGRSGIARTPYRLHQAPSLEALLYDDLGILAGRTQIDEGSVTLFLVPEWLTNESILQHNHFEAIWPYFQKGWSVLWMDEYHHGLQEKPGWLAVYPGWLIVGCGQLALTLLIWVWWKGKRFGPVYTLREWTVRRGDETLLAIASWYERRHLALDALLHRETFLRQLLFDHWGVHRRADRAEIVRLAKTKWSATEVDKIERLLERIERAKTEKRYTSKRLLEDSILIDDITKRLEKE